Proteins encoded by one window of Mauremys mutica isolate MM-2020 ecotype Southern chromosome 25, ASM2049712v1, whole genome shotgun sequence:
- the ORMDL3 gene encoding ORM1-like protein 3, whose product MNVGTAHSEVNPNTRVMNSRGIWLSYVLGIGLLHVILLSIPFFSVPVVWTLTNIIHNMSMYIFLHTVKGTPFETPDQGKARLLTHWEQMDYGVQFTASRKFLTITPIVLYFLTSFYTKYDRIHFIINTISLMSVLIPKLPQLHGVRIFGINKY is encoded by the exons ATGAACGTGGGGACGGCGCACAGCGAGGTGAACCCCAACACCCGCGTCATGAACAGCCGGGGCATCTGGCTCTCCTACGTGCTGGGGATTGGCCTGCTGCATGTGATCCTCCTCAGCATCCCCTTCTTCAGTGTCCCCGTGGTTTGGACTCTCACCAACATCATCCACAACATG AGTATGTACATCTTCCTGCACACGGTGAAAGGAACGCCCTTTGAGACGCCGGACCAGGGGAAAGCCCGGCTGCTCACGCACTGGGAGCAGATGGACTATGGGGTGCAGTTCACGGCATCGCGCAAGTTCCTGACCATCACGCCCATCGTGCT GTATTTCCTCACCAGTTTCTACACGAAATATGACCGGATACACTTCATAATCAACACCATCTCCCTGATGAGCGTCTTGATCCCCAAACTGCCCCAGCTCCACGGAGTCCGGATCTTTGGGATCAACAAGTACTGA
- the GSDMA gene encoding gasdermin-A isoform X1, producing MFHKATKDLVKQLAPDGDLLPVSSLIDQDHFRPLYLVRRKPKKSFWMTHHRYYKTGVRLSDILVPGQDSRNLDVQDSHSITVGDSSDGRVECTIKLPQHFQSSEVTGAASTYQVKSIKVKRAEVGPADLEFLQEERKINMDHSFIKDLRKRRENLYVINEAVHASEETTLYKANTMEGNILNEIYVHFSLKGTRGSKRVIVIPKDCVLAFRIKPLIIQSESWGISHHPDNETFVADDGGMEGLQSDVEKECAELSELSTDLRAKFLKSIIAVIINSDLLQELKLKLEEAFEDADKCELKSENPDLEDLLNNLQDSEGSIHRYLVGPVLYTLHALGELTEDQLLRLAQSVEKQIVSKQLELVKSILKQDFHLKDAFSLDAKLLSSLQEEELNITKAMIELGGVTLQRNGPSFTGTGDLAAFSALGALYVALYALHLLSRSD from the exons ATGTTTCACAAGGCAACCAAAGACCTGGTAAAGCAGTTGGCTCCAGATGGAGATCTGCTCCCAGTTAGCAGCCTTATCGACCAAGATCACTTCAGACCCCTCTACCTCGTTCGAAGGAAACCAAAGAAGAGCTTCTGGATGACTCATCACCGCTACTACAAAACAGGAGTTAGGCTCAGTGACATCCTGGTACCTGGACAGGACAGCAGAAATCTAG ATGTCCAGGATTCACACTCAATCACTGTTGGGGATTCCAGTGATGGCAGAGTAGAGTGCACTATTAAGCTGCCTCAACACTTTCAGAGTTCAGAAGTGACAGGAGCTGCCAGCACCTACCAAGTGAAGTCCATCAAGGTGAAAAGAGCAGAGGTCGGCCCAGCAGACCTCGAGTTTCTGCAAGAAGAAAG GAAAATCAACATGGACCATTCCTTCATTAAGGATTTAAGGAAGCGCAGAGAGAACTTGTACGTGATCAACGAGGCTGTACACGCTTCGGAGGAGACCACATTATACAAGGCCAACACCATGGAAGGCAACATTCTGAATGAGATCTATGTCCATTTTTCATTAAAG GGCACCAGAGGCAGCAAGAGAGTCATAGTTATCCCTAAGGACTGCGTCCTGGCGTTCAGAATCAAGCCGCTAATTATTCAAAGTGAATCATGGG GTATTTCCCATCATCCAGACAATGAAACATTTGTTGCAGACG AtggaggaatggaaggcctgcaGAGCGACGTTGAAAAAGAATGTGCAGAGCTCTCAGAGTTGTCCACAGATCTGCGTGCCAAGTTCTTAAAATCAATCATAGCCGTGATAATAAACAGCGACCTCTTGCAAGAACTCAAACTCAAG CTAGAAGAGGCTTTTGAAGATGCTGATAAATGTGAGCTAAAGAGTGAGAATCCAGACCTGGAAGACCTGCTAAACAATTTACAGGATTCTGAAGGAAGCATACATCGTTACCTTGTTGGGCCGGTTCTCTACACTCTACACGCGCTTGGTG AGCTAACTGAGGATCAGTTACTGCGGCTGGCACAGTCTGTGGAGAAGCAGATTGTATCCAAACAGCTCGAGCTG GTCAAGAGCATCTTGAAGCAAGATTTCCACCTGAAAGACGCTTTCAGCCTGGATGCCAAGCTGCTCTCCTCCCTGCAAGAGGAGGAACTGAACATAACCAAGGCAATGATAGAGCTGGGTGGAGTAACACTGCAGAGAAATGGACCTTCTTTCACTGGGACTGGAGACCTGGCTGCTTTCTCAGCCCTCGGTGCATTGTATGTAGCCTTGTATGCTTTACATCTTCTGTCTAGATCAGACTAG
- the GSDMA gene encoding gasdermin-A isoform X2: MFHKATKDLVKQLAPDGDLLPVSSLIDQDHFRPLYLVRRKPKKSFWMTHHRYYKTGVRLSDILVPGQDSRNLDVQDSHSITVGDSSDGRVECTIKLPQHFQSSEVTGAASTYQVKSIKVKRAEVGPADLEFLQEERKINMDHSFIKDLRKRRENLYVINEAVHASEETTLYKANTMEGNILNEIYVHFSLKGTRGSKRVIVIPKDCVLAFRIKPLIIQSESWDGGMEGLQSDVEKECAELSELSTDLRAKFLKSIIAVIINSDLLQELKLKLEEAFEDADKCELKSENPDLEDLLNNLQDSEGSIHRYLVGPVLYTLHALGELTEDQLLRLAQSVEKQIVSKQLELVKSILKQDFHLKDAFSLDAKLLSSLQEEELNITKAMIELGGVTLQRNGPSFTGTGDLAAFSALGALYVALYALHLLSRSD; the protein is encoded by the exons ATGTTTCACAAGGCAACCAAAGACCTGGTAAAGCAGTTGGCTCCAGATGGAGATCTGCTCCCAGTTAGCAGCCTTATCGACCAAGATCACTTCAGACCCCTCTACCTCGTTCGAAGGAAACCAAAGAAGAGCTTCTGGATGACTCATCACCGCTACTACAAAACAGGAGTTAGGCTCAGTGACATCCTGGTACCTGGACAGGACAGCAGAAATCTAG ATGTCCAGGATTCACACTCAATCACTGTTGGGGATTCCAGTGATGGCAGAGTAGAGTGCACTATTAAGCTGCCTCAACACTTTCAGAGTTCAGAAGTGACAGGAGCTGCCAGCACCTACCAAGTGAAGTCCATCAAGGTGAAAAGAGCAGAGGTCGGCCCAGCAGACCTCGAGTTTCTGCAAGAAGAAAG GAAAATCAACATGGACCATTCCTTCATTAAGGATTTAAGGAAGCGCAGAGAGAACTTGTACGTGATCAACGAGGCTGTACACGCTTCGGAGGAGACCACATTATACAAGGCCAACACCATGGAAGGCAACATTCTGAATGAGATCTATGTCCATTTTTCATTAAAG GGCACCAGAGGCAGCAAGAGAGTCATAGTTATCCCTAAGGACTGCGTCCTGGCGTTCAGAATCAAGCCGCTAATTATTCAAAGTGAATCATGGG AtggaggaatggaaggcctgcaGAGCGACGTTGAAAAAGAATGTGCAGAGCTCTCAGAGTTGTCCACAGATCTGCGTGCCAAGTTCTTAAAATCAATCATAGCCGTGATAATAAACAGCGACCTCTTGCAAGAACTCAAACTCAAG CTAGAAGAGGCTTTTGAAGATGCTGATAAATGTGAGCTAAAGAGTGAGAATCCAGACCTGGAAGACCTGCTAAACAATTTACAGGATTCTGAAGGAAGCATACATCGTTACCTTGTTGGGCCGGTTCTCTACACTCTACACGCGCTTGGTG AGCTAACTGAGGATCAGTTACTGCGGCTGGCACAGTCTGTGGAGAAGCAGATTGTATCCAAACAGCTCGAGCTG GTCAAGAGCATCTTGAAGCAAGATTTCCACCTGAAAGACGCTTTCAGCCTGGATGCCAAGCTGCTCTCCTCCCTGCAAGAGGAGGAACTGAACATAACCAAGGCAATGATAGAGCTGGGTGGAGTAACACTGCAGAGAAATGGACCTTCTTTCACTGGGACTGGAGACCTGGCTGCTTTCTCAGCCCTCGGTGCATTGTATGTAGCCTTGTATGCTTTACATCTTCTGTCTAGATCAGACTAG